The Apium graveolens cultivar Ventura chromosome 6, ASM990537v1, whole genome shotgun sequence genome contains a region encoding:
- the LOC141665758 gene encoding protein NRT1/ PTR FAMILY 6.3-like — protein MALPESKADKTLQDAWDYEGRPAIRSTTGGWTASAMILGVEACERLTTLGIAVNLVTYLTSTMHLGSASSANTVTNFLGTSFMLCLLGGFVADTFLGRYLTIAIFATVQGIGVIILTISTTIPSLHPPKCVPGSESCESAHGVQLVVLFTALYLTALGTGGLKSSVSGFGSDQFDDTNKDEKKIMISFFNWFFFFISIGSLLAVSVFVYIQDNLGRRWGYGICACAIVFGILVFISGTKRYRFKKLVGSPLTQIAAVFVGAWRKRNMDTPSDLSLLFNVDDIENKGSNKQKLPHSKQFRFLDKAAIIDTNNKMKISIVEDKWFLSTLTDVEEVKMVIRMLPIWATTIMFWTDHAQMATFSVSQATTLDRHIGKSFEIPPAAMTVFFVGSTLLTVPVYDRIISPIAKKLLKNPHGLSPLQRIGIGLALSIIGMVAAAFTEIKRSNVAREHKLVYDHNAVLPLSVFWLIPQFLLVGAGEAFTYIGQLDFFLKECPKGMKTMSTGLFLSTLSLGFFFSSVLVTIVHKITGNTKPWLADNLNQGKLYNFYWLLAILSGLNLGLFFFASNWYVYKDKRLAEEGIELEEDESAAAAAFH, from the exons ATGGCATTACCAGAAAGCAAAGCCGATAAAACTCTACAAGATGCATGGGATTACGAAGGCCGTCCCGCAATTCGTTCCACCACCGGTGGCTGGACCGCCTCAGCTATGATTCTAG GAGTGGAAGCATGTGAAAGGTTGACGACACTAGGCATTGCCGTGAATTTGGTGACATACTTAACAAGCACCATGCATCTGGGCAGCGCAAGCTCCGCCAACACAGTCACCAACTTTCTTGGGACTTCCTTTATGCTCTGTTTGCTTGGCGGTTTCGTTGCTGACACTTTTCTTGGGAG GTACCTCACCATTGCCATTTTTGCCACAGTCCAAGGAATT GGTGTAATAATCTTGACGATCTCAACCACAATCCCAAGTCTTCATCCTCCGAAATGTGTTCCGGGTTCAGAATCATGTGAATCTGCACATGGAGTGCAACTAGTTGTTCTCTTTACAGCCCTGTACCTTACTGCACTTGGAACTGGTGGCTTGAAATCTAGTGTTTCGGGTTTCGGTTCGGATCAGTTCGACGACACAAATAAAGATGAAAAGAAAATAATGATAAGTTTTTTCAACTGGTTCTTTTTCTTCATAAGTATCGGATCACTATTAGCTGTGTCGGTTTTTGTTTACATACAAGATAATCTCGGGAGGCGTTGGGGTTATGGCATTTGCGCTTGTGCAATAGTTTTCGGGATTCTCGTGTTTATATCAGGTACGAAAAGATACAGGTTCAAGAAACTTGTGGGCAGCCCATTAACCCAGATCGCTGCTGTCTTTGTTGGCGCATGGAGAAAGAGAAACATGGACACACCATCTGATTTGTCCCTTCTATTCAATGTCGATGACATCGAAAATAAAGGATCCAACAAGCAGAAGCTACCGCATAGTAAACAGTTCCG GTTCTTGGATAAGGCTGCCATCATAGACACTAACAATAAAATGAAGATATCTATTGTGGAAGATAAATGGTTTCTCTCAACTTTAACAGATGTTGAAGAAGTAAAAATGGTAATTAGAATGTTACCAATCTGGGCTACCACAATCATGTTTTGGACAGATCATGCCCAAATGGCTACATTTTCAGTGTCACAGGCTACAACTTTGGACCGTCACATTGGTAAATCTTTCGAGATTCCTCCAGCAGCCATGACTGTTTTCTTTGTCGGTAGCACCCTCTTGACTGTCCCTGTGTACGATCGAATTATCTCCCCTATCGCCAAAAAGTTGCTAAAGAATCCACATGGCTTAAGCCCGTTACAGCGTATCGGGATTGGCCTTGCCCTCTCAATAATTGGCATGGTTGCTGCAGCGTTCACGGAAATTAAGAGATCAAACGTTGCTCGAGAACATAAATTGGTCTACGATCATAATGCTGTGCTTCCCTTGAGTGTTTTCTGGCTAATCCCGCAGTTTCTCCTGGTAGGTGCGGGGGAGGCGTTTACATATATCGGGCAGCTAGATTTCTTTCTCAAAGAGTGTCCTAAAGGGATGAAGACAATGAGCACAGGTCTATTTTTAAGCACACTTTCACTCGGGTTTTTCTTTAGCTCCGTATTAGTAACAATTGTTCACAAGATTACCGGAAACACAAAGCCATGGCTAGCTGATAATCTTAACCAAGGGAAGCTCTATAACTTCTATTGGCTATTGGCAATTCTAAGCGGTTTGAATTTGGGTCTATTTTTCTTTGCTTCGAATTGGTATGTGTACAAGGACAAGAGACTTGCTGAAGAGGGAATTGAATTGGAAGAGGACGAATCTGCTGCTGCCGCTGCTTTCCATTAA
- the LOC141664747 gene encoding protein WHAT'S THIS FACTOR 1 homolog, chloroplastic-like, translating to MKQEHEQIISVRSLDQYMRQINLPKPHKISDFLRKSPKLFELYKDQKGTLWCGLTSQAEELVEEEERILKVTSEKAVEYVSRLLMMSIDKRIKLEKIAHFRRDLGLPYDFRKNWVFKYPENFRVVKDEDEVEFLELVSWNPCWAITEILQNMRLL from the coding sequence ATGAAACAGGAGCATGAGCAAATCATTTCTGTAAGATCACTTGATCAGTACATGAGACAAATTAACTTACCTAAGCCTCATAAGATATCGGATTTTCTTCGAAAGTCTCCGAAACTGTTTGAGCTTTATAAGGATCAGAAGGGTACTTTGTGGTGTGGTTTAACAAGCCAGGCTGAGGAATTGGTGGAAGAAGAGGAAAGAATATTGAAAGTGACTAGTGAAAAAGCTGTTGAGTATGTTAGTAGATTGTTGATGATGTCCATCGATAAGCGTATTAAGTTGGAGAAGATTGCACATTTTAGGAGAGATTTGGGATTGCCTTATGATTTTAGGAAGAATTGGGTGTTTAAGTATCCGGAAAATTTTAGGGTTGTGAAAGATGAGGATGAAGTTGAGTTCTTGGAGTTGGTTTCTTGGAACCCTTGTTGGGCTATTACAGAAATATTACAGAACATGCGGCTGCTATAA